In a single window of the Bacillus mycoides genome:
- a CDS encoding SdpI family protein has protein sequence MDALVNIGMSILIGIIFILAALILQKNPPTDINAAYGYRTKRSMKNKELWDAGNKYSAEVMKQNGFIMMLIGSVISILFRYPHTMIAIMIVMLLLIIRLFIRVEKKLKILEQ, from the coding sequence ATGGATGCACTAGTAAACATAGGAATGAGCATATTGATTGGTATTATATTTATACTTGCGGCACTTATTCTTCAAAAAAATCCACCGACGGATATTAACGCAGCATATGGTTACCGTACGAAACGGTCTATGAAAAATAAGGAATTATGGGATGCAGGTAACAAGTATAGTGCAGAAGTGATGAAACAAAATGGATTCATTATGATGTTAATTGGAAGTGTTATTAGTATACTGTTTAGATATCCACATACAATGATAGCGATTATGATTGTTATGCTGTTGTTAATTATACGATTATTTATACGAGTAGAGAAAAAATTAAAGATACTTGAGCAATAA
- a CDS encoding peptidoglycan-N-acetylglucosamine deacetylase, with amino-acid sequence MYYFYAPEMFVPFHWGLERNVSYAYMPYHSFYYGNYIDAVPYVLNVPQNDQVKVKEENRGSWTPFSWVEKYAYAFSGPYNKAEVALTFDDGPDLVFTPKILDKLKQYNVKATFFLLGENAEKFPNVVKRIANEGHVIGNHTYNHPNLAKVNEAEYRNQIIKTEEILNHLAGYAPKFIRPPYGEILENQLKWATEQNFMIVQWSVDTVDWKGVSADTITNNVLGNSFPGSVILQHSTPGGHLQGSVDALDKIIPQLKTKGARFVTLPSMFQTSKERK; translated from the coding sequence ATGTATTATTTTTACGCACCAGAAATGTTCGTTCCATTTCATTGGGGACTAGAACGAAATGTTTCGTATGCTTATATGCCATATCATTCATTTTATTATGGAAACTATATAGACGCAGTGCCGTATGTATTAAATGTTCCGCAAAATGATCAAGTCAAAGTGAAGGAAGAGAATCGGGGGTCATGGACACCTTTTTCATGGGTTGAAAAATATGCGTATGCATTTTCAGGACCATACAATAAAGCGGAAGTAGCTCTTACATTTGATGATGGACCAGATTTAGTATTTACGCCAAAAATTTTAGATAAGTTAAAACAATATAATGTAAAAGCTACTTTTTTCTTACTTGGTGAAAATGCAGAAAAGTTTCCGAATGTAGTAAAGCGTATCGCGAATGAAGGGCATGTAATTGGTAACCATACGTATAATCATCCGAATTTAGCGAAAGTAAATGAGGCTGAATACCGTAATCAAATTATAAAAACGGAAGAAATATTAAATCATTTAGCTGGTTATGCACCGAAGTTTATACGTCCACCATACGGTGAAATACTTGAAAATCAATTGAAGTGGGCGACAGAGCAAAATTTTATGATTGTACAGTGGAGTGTTGATACAGTTGATTGGAAAGGGGTAAGTGCTGATACAATTACAAATAATGTGTTAGGGAATTCATTTCCAGGAAGTGTCATACTTCAACATTCGACTCCAGGTGGACATTTGCAAGGATCTGTCGATGCACTAGACAAAATCATTCCGCAGTTAAAAACGAAAGGGGCACGTTTTGTAACACTTCCAAGTATGTTCCAGACATCTAAAGAGAGAAAATAA
- a CDS encoding aminoglycoside 6-adenylyltransferase, translating into MRTEKEMLDLIINTAKEDERIRAVIMNGSRVNPNVKKDCFQDYDIIYVVKDIQSFTCNHSWINRFGEIMIVQMPEEMSLLPADKDGKFPYLMQFMDGNRIDLMLVPVDLINKFIGQDSLSKLLLDKDKCIGEFPPASDKDYVIKNPTEKEFLDCCNEFWWCSTNVGKGLWREELSYAKGMLEGPMRDMLIVMLEWHIGMKTNFTVNTGKFGKHFEQYVEKDTWEQFRKTFSNAEYENIWESFFVMGDLFREVANEIANTYGYQYPQDDDDKVTSYLKHVKVLPKDSTSIYPA; encoded by the coding sequence ATGAGAACTGAAAAAGAAATGTTAGACTTAATTATAAATACAGCAAAAGAGGATGAAAGAATTCGAGCTGTCATCATGAATGGGTCACGTGTGAATCCAAATGTGAAAAAAGATTGTTTTCAAGACTATGATATTATTTATGTTGTAAAAGATATACAATCTTTTACGTGTAATCATAGTTGGATTAATAGATTTGGAGAAATAATGATTGTGCAAATGCCGGAAGAAATGTCTTTACTTCCAGCTGATAAAGACGGGAAATTTCCGTATTTAATGCAGTTCATGGATGGGAATCGAATTGATTTAATGCTAGTTCCAGTTGATTTAATAAATAAATTTATTGGACAGGATAGTTTAAGTAAATTACTACTGGATAAAGACAAATGTATTGGAGAATTTCCGCCAGCAAGTGATAAAGATTACGTTATAAAAAATCCTACAGAAAAAGAGTTTTTGGATTGCTGTAATGAATTTTGGTGGTGCAGTACAAATGTAGGAAAAGGATTGTGGCGCGAGGAACTTTCTTATGCGAAAGGAATGCTTGAAGGCCCAATGCGTGATATGTTAATCGTAATGCTAGAATGGCATATTGGTATGAAAACAAATTTTACAGTGAATACCGGAAAGTTTGGTAAGCATTTCGAGCAATATGTTGAAAAAGATACGTGGGAGCAATTTAGAAAGACATTTTCAAATGCAGAATATGAAAATATATGGGAGTCATTCTTTGTAATGGGTGATTTATTTAGGGAAGTTGCGAACGAAATTGCTAACACATATGGATATCAATACCCGCAAGATGATGATGACAAAGTGACAAGCTATTTAAAACATGTGAAAGTTTTGCCGAAAGATAGTACATCGATTTATCCCGCATAA
- a CDS encoding O-methyltransferase yields the protein MSTIEKWTAVDQYMSDVLIPKDSTLEEVLQANAAANLPAHDVSPTQGKFLQLLVQIQGARKILEIGTLGGYSTIWLARALPSGGRIVTLEASEKHAEIARSNIERANLNDKIEIRLGLALDSLKQIENEKYEPFDFIFIDADKQNNPAYFEWALKLSRPGTVIIGDNVVREGEVIDNTSSDPRVQGIRHFYELIAAEPRVSATALQTVGSKGYDGFVMAVVTE from the coding sequence ATGAGTACGATTGAGAAATGGACGGCTGTTGATCAATATATGAGTGATGTATTAATACCGAAAGACTCTACATTAGAAGAAGTTCTTCAAGCAAACGCTGCAGCTAATTTACCGGCACATGATGTATCGCCAACTCAAGGGAAGTTTTTACAACTATTAGTACAAATTCAAGGAGCGCGTAAAATTTTAGAGATTGGCACTCTAGGCGGATATAGTACAATATGGCTTGCAAGAGCATTGCCCTCTGGAGGGCGAATTGTTACATTAGAAGCAAGTGAAAAGCATGCTGAAATTGCACGGAGCAATATTGAGCGTGCCAATTTGAATGATAAAATTGAAATACGATTAGGATTAGCGTTAGATTCTTTAAAACAAATAGAAAATGAGAAGTATGAACCATTTGATTTTATTTTCATAGATGCGGATAAACAAAATAACCCTGCTTATTTTGAATGGGCACTGAAACTATCACGCCCTGGTACTGTAATTATTGGGGATAACGTAGTACGTGAAGGTGAAGTTATTGATAATACTAGTAGCGATCCTCGTGTACAAGGGATACGCCATTTCTATGAGCTAATAGCTGCTGAGCCGCGTGTAAGTGCTACTGCGCTTCAAACTGTAGGAAGTAAAGGGTACGATGGGTTTGTAATGGCAGTCGTAACAGAGTAA
- a CDS encoding 3-ketoacyl-ACP reductase, with the protein MAELLQGKNALITGAGRGIGRAVAIALAKEGVNVGLLARSEENLKAVAKEVEAEGVKAVIATADVSSYEEVTTAIETLKNGLGSIDILINNAGISKFGKFLELDVADWEKIIQVNLMGVYYATRAALPSMIEQQSGDIINISSTAGQKGAPVTSAYSASKFGVLGLTESLAMEVRKHNIRVTALTPSTVATDMAVDLGLTDGNPDKVMQAEDIAEFIVAQLKLNKRTFIKSAGLWSTNP; encoded by the coding sequence TTGGCAGAATTATTACAAGGAAAAAATGCTTTAATTACAGGAGCAGGTAGAGGGATTGGTCGTGCTGTAGCGATTGCGTTAGCGAAAGAAGGCGTAAATGTAGGTCTTTTAGCTCGTTCAGAAGAAAACTTAAAAGCTGTAGCGAAAGAAGTGGAAGCAGAAGGTGTAAAAGCTGTTATTGCGACTGCTGACGTATCTTCATATGAAGAAGTAACGACTGCAATTGAAACATTAAAAAATGGTTTAGGATCTATCGATATTTTAATTAATAACGCTGGTATTTCTAAATTCGGTAAGTTTTTAGAATTAGACGTTGCTGATTGGGAAAAAATCATTCAAGTAAACTTAATGGGTGTATACTATGCAACTCGTGCAGCTTTACCAAGTATGATTGAACAACAATCTGGTGATATTATTAATATTTCATCTACAGCAGGACAAAAAGGTGCACCTGTAACAAGTGCATATAGTGCTTCTAAATTTGGTGTTCTTGGTTTAACAGAATCGTTAGCGATGGAAGTTCGTAAACATAATATCCGTGTAACAGCTTTAACACCAAGTACAGTAGCAACTGACATGGCTGTAGACTTAGGATTAACTGATGGAAATCCTGATAAAGTAATGCAAGCGGAAGATATTGCAGAGTTTATCGTAGCGCAGCTGAAATTAAATAAACGTACATTTATTAAATCAGCAGGACTTTGGTCTACTAATCCGTAA
- the hitS gene encoding envelope stress sensor histidine kinase HitS, whose amino-acid sequence MRKRERMSKMKMLKVMGAIVALFTFLTIIWSIAFFVSSSVMKAFEINVSPFITFLISDMVGFVFIVLIWTLIGILMRPKREAMIWTIIEPIQKIAKGDFSVKIRNEEKYDGEIGVLVKSINDMTDELNAMEKMRQEFVSNVSHEIQSPLTSIKGFARALQDDNLPVEKRKHYLTIIETETTRLSKLSQNLLKLTILESEEYSPERATYRLDQQLKQIVLNSEPLWDEKGLELDLDMDKVCVTADKESMSQVWINLIHNSIKFTPNGGTITIHLKEHKEFLEVSIHDTGIGISEEQKQHIFERFYKADSSRNRAYGGSGLGLAIVKKVLDLHQGKIKVESVEGNGTEFIVRIPNHEEK is encoded by the coding sequence ATGAGAAAAAGAGAAAGAATGAGTAAGATGAAGATGTTAAAAGTAATGGGGGCGATAGTAGCGCTCTTTACTTTTCTTACTATAATTTGGTCAATAGCCTTTTTTGTATCGTCTAGTGTAATGAAAGCTTTTGAAATAAACGTATCGCCTTTTATTACTTTTCTAATTAGTGATATGGTCGGCTTTGTTTTTATCGTTCTTATTTGGACATTAATCGGAATTTTAATGAGACCGAAGCGAGAGGCGATGATTTGGACGATCATTGAACCGATACAAAAAATTGCAAAAGGGGACTTCTCTGTAAAAATACGGAATGAAGAAAAGTATGATGGCGAAATTGGTGTGCTTGTAAAAAGTATTAACGATATGACGGATGAACTTAATGCAATGGAGAAAATGAGACAAGAATTTGTATCGAATGTTTCTCATGAAATACAGTCGCCATTAACATCTATTAAGGGATTTGCTCGAGCGCTACAAGATGATAATCTACCAGTTGAAAAAAGAAAACATTATCTTACTATTATTGAAACTGAAACAACGCGATTATCTAAATTGAGTCAAAATTTATTGAAGCTAACAATTTTAGAGTCAGAGGAGTATTCACCAGAAAGAGCTACTTATCGATTAGATCAACAGTTGAAACAAATTGTGTTAAATAGTGAGCCTCTTTGGGATGAAAAAGGACTTGAGCTAGATCTTGATATGGATAAAGTGTGTGTTACTGCAGACAAAGAAAGTATGAGCCAAGTATGGATTAATTTAATTCATAACAGTATTAAATTCACACCAAATGGTGGCACGATTACAATTCATTTAAAAGAACATAAGGAATTCCTGGAAGTAAGTATTCATGATACGGGAATTGGTATATCCGAAGAACAGAAACAACATATTTTTGAACGTTTTTATAAAGCGGATTCTTCACGAAACCGTGCTTATGGAGGAAGTGGATTAGGTCTAGCAATTGTAAAAAAAGTACTCGACCTTCATCAAGGAAAAATAAAAGTTGAGAGTGTAGAAGGAAATGGTACAGAATTTATTGTGCGTATTCCAAATCATGAAGAAAAATAG
- the hitR gene encoding envelope stress response regulator transcription factor HitR produces MIPKILIVDDDPHIRELVSVFLEREGFQTYEAVDGLDALRKIEEVRVEMAIIDIMMPNMDGFDLCYELRKYYDIPILMLTAKGETSQKVKGFHLGTDDYLVKPFDPLELVVRVKALLKRYQITVSQSIQVGNVLLNRKTFEVNVGEQTVTLPLKEFELLFTLGSKAGRTCSREQLIEDVWGYDFEGNERTLDVHINRLREKFQEELSKFSIRTIRGLGYRLEVSK; encoded by the coding sequence TTGATACCCAAAATTTTAATTGTAGATGATGATCCGCACATTAGAGAACTTGTTTCTGTATTTTTGGAACGAGAAGGTTTTCAAACATATGAGGCCGTTGATGGATTAGATGCTCTTCGAAAAATAGAAGAAGTGAGAGTCGAAATGGCGATTATTGATATTATGATGCCAAATATGGATGGGTTTGATTTATGTTATGAATTAAGAAAATACTACGATATCCCAATTCTTATGCTGACTGCTAAAGGTGAAACATCTCAAAAAGTAAAAGGATTTCACCTCGGAACAGATGATTATCTTGTAAAACCATTTGATCCTTTAGAATTAGTTGTGAGAGTGAAGGCATTATTGAAACGTTACCAAATTACAGTATCGCAATCTATTCAAGTTGGGAATGTACTGTTAAATCGTAAAACATTTGAAGTTAACGTTGGAGAACAAACGGTGACGCTGCCGCTAAAAGAATTTGAGTTGCTCTTTACATTAGGATCTAAAGCGGGGAGAACTTGTTCAAGAGAGCAATTAATAGAAGACGTATGGGGATATGATTTTGAAGGGAATGAACGCACGCTAGACGTTCATATTAATCGGTTGCGTGAAAAGTTTCAAGAAGAGTTATCGAAGTTTAGTATAAGGACGATAAGGGGCTTAGGGTATCGCTTAGAGGTAAGTAAATGA
- a CDS encoding ABC transporter ATP-binding protein, with translation MEVRNTEKKKGNWRQFLRLIQDTNPPKGILIFALIMSLLSTGASLFIPMLTKGLVDNFSLSSISTGQIVGLIAFFIIQTIAAGLSIYLLNYIGQKIVAGLRERLWKKVLILPVSYYDQNRTGDTISRMTNDTGVVKTLISEHLSNLLTGGISIIGSLIVLFVLDWKMTILLLTVIPLSVLILVPLGRKMYKISKALQDETASFTSVLTQVLSEIRLVKSSNTEKKEYETGNTGIQKLLQFGLKEGKVQALISPVMSFVLMALLVIIVGYGGMRVSSGALTTGELVAFILYLVQIIMPMSQLSMFFTQFQKAIGATERINTILEYEVEDHETGMNVTNAKQPIVIENVHFEYNEEEKILKNIDFTIESGKVTAIVGPSGSGKTTLFSLLERFYEPTSGFIKLGKEPITAYSLQSWRRQIGYVSQDSPLIDGTIRDNICYGVEGEVTDEEIEKVAAMAYVDAFIHDLPSGYATEVGERGVKLSGGQRQRIAIARALLRNPQILMLDEATSSLDSKSESVVQKALNNLMKGRTTLVIAHRLSTVVDADKIIFIEKGNLTGSGSHDELLRTHDMYREFAMQQLKIKEGAL, from the coding sequence ATGGAAGTTAGGAATACAGAAAAGAAAAAAGGGAATTGGAGGCAGTTTTTACGTCTCATTCAAGATACAAATCCACCGAAAGGCATTCTTATTTTTGCATTAATAATGAGCTTACTTTCTACTGGAGCGAGTTTGTTTATTCCAATGCTGACAAAAGGTTTAGTTGATAATTTTTCACTTTCTTCAATTAGTACGGGACAAATTGTTGGATTAATTGCATTCTTTATTATTCAAACAATTGCTGCAGGATTGTCAATTTATTTACTGAATTATATTGGACAAAAAATTGTAGCTGGACTTAGAGAACGATTGTGGAAAAAGGTACTTATTTTACCAGTGTCTTATTATGATCAAAACAGAACGGGAGATACAATTAGTCGTATGACAAATGATACAGGTGTTGTTAAAACATTAATTTCTGAGCATTTGTCAAACTTATTAACAGGCGGTATCTCAATTATTGGGTCATTAATTGTATTATTTGTTTTAGACTGGAAAATGACAATTTTACTTTTAACGGTTATTCCATTATCGGTACTAATTTTAGTTCCACTTGGACGGAAAATGTATAAGATTTCAAAAGCACTTCAAGATGAAACGGCTTCTTTTACTAGTGTATTAACACAAGTACTATCAGAAATTCGTTTAGTAAAATCTTCAAATACGGAAAAAAAAGAATATGAAACAGGTAATACAGGTATCCAAAAATTATTGCAATTTGGTTTGAAAGAAGGAAAAGTGCAAGCATTAATTTCACCTGTTATGTCGTTTGTTTTAATGGCATTGCTTGTTATTATCGTAGGGTATGGTGGAATGCGAGTTTCTAGTGGTGCATTAACAACAGGTGAACTTGTAGCATTTATTTTGTATTTGGTTCAAATTATTATGCCAATGAGTCAGTTATCAATGTTCTTTACTCAGTTCCAAAAAGCAATTGGTGCAACCGAAAGAATTAATACGATTTTAGAATATGAAGTAGAAGATCATGAAACAGGTATGAATGTTACAAATGCGAAGCAGCCGATCGTTATTGAAAATGTACATTTTGAGTATAACGAAGAAGAGAAAATCTTGAAAAATATCGACTTCACGATTGAATCTGGAAAAGTAACGGCGATTGTAGGACCAAGTGGTAGCGGAAAAACAACTTTATTCTCGCTGTTAGAACGTTTTTATGAGCCAACTAGTGGTTTCATAAAATTAGGGAAAGAACCAATTACAGCATATTCATTACAATCATGGCGACGTCAAATTGGTTACGTTTCACAAGATAGTCCGTTAATTGATGGAACGATTCGCGATAATATTTGCTACGGTGTTGAGGGTGAAGTGACGGATGAAGAAATTGAAAAAGTAGCAGCGATGGCGTATGTTGATGCGTTTATTCATGATTTGCCAAGTGGATACGCAACAGAAGTTGGAGAGCGTGGTGTGAAGCTTTCTGGAGGGCAAAGACAACGAATTGCGATTGCTCGAGCGTTACTACGAAACCCGCAAATCCTTATGTTAGATGAAGCGACGTCAAGTCTTGATAGTAAATCGGAATCGGTTGTTCAGAAGGCGTTAAATAACTTAATGAAAGGTAGAACAACTTTAGTTATTGCGCATAGACTTTCTACTGTTGTAGATGCAGATAAAATTATCTTTATTGAAAAAGGGAATCTTACAGGAAGTGGCTCACATGATGAGTTATTACGGACACATGACATGTACCGTGAATTTGCAATGCAACAATTGAAAATTAAAGAAGGAGCATTATAG
- a CDS encoding alpha/beta fold hydrolase, with the protein MQTNKHSEKETIIFIHGLVGNRRAFKKEHKRFSASYNIITYDLLGHGDDKGEAIDFSIQRLVDQLLNLYEKEGIKKAHICALSYGCYISTTFAQMHPEKVLSICHIGGHYNNPSRLYNVFQKFWEKRGDEYSSWLSQYASTIFPSGILRANPFAVISRNIYYRFGLQLHSSIIAESLRHRLEFDLKSKLKALPHPILWVMGEHDHLYKSCLFDLKSILPNVLYKEIPLAGHAANLFRPNYFHDLYAKFLHGKLT; encoded by the coding sequence TTGCAAACAAATAAACATTCCGAAAAGGAAACAATCATTTTTATTCATGGATTAGTTGGAAATCGCCGCGCCTTCAAAAAAGAGCATAAACGATTTTCTGCCTCCTACAACATTATAACTTATGATTTATTAGGTCACGGCGACGATAAAGGAGAAGCTATCGACTTTTCAATACAGCGCCTCGTAGATCAATTATTGAACTTGTATGAAAAAGAGGGAATTAAAAAGGCTCATATTTGTGCTCTAAGCTATGGCTGTTATATCTCTACGACATTTGCACAAATGCATCCAGAAAAAGTATTGAGTATTTGTCATATTGGTGGACATTATAATAACCCTTCCCGTTTATATAATGTTTTTCAGAAATTTTGGGAAAAACGTGGTGATGAATATTCATCTTGGCTTTCTCAGTATGCTAGTACTATTTTTCCAAGTGGAATACTAAGGGCAAATCCGTTCGCTGTTATTTCACGAAATATTTATTACCGTTTCGGATTACAATTACACTCGTCCATTATTGCTGAGTCATTACGACACCGCTTAGAATTCGACTTAAAATCTAAATTAAAAGCACTTCCCCATCCTATATTATGGGTGATGGGAGAACATGATCATCTCTATAAATCTTGTCTCTTTGATTTGAAGTCCATTCTTCCGAACGTTTTATATAAAGAAATTCCATTAGCAGGTCATGCAGCAAACTTATTCCGTCCAAACTATTTTCATGATTTATATGCTAAGTTTTTGCATGGAAAATTGACATAA
- the entFM gene encoding enterotoxin EntFM, producing MKKVIAGLAAASVVGVAVPGMDSAHAQVSNDALKEINGQTQTQTQTTVTETKTVETTSELKYTVTADVLNVRSGAGTGHNVISKVKSGQVLQVIGQENGWFKVSVNGQTGYVSGDFVTTGGNKGTTTTVQQGTGTYTVNVSSLNVRTGPSASHTVLGSVNKGKTVQVVGEVQDWFKINFNGGTGYVSKDYVTKGGSAVSNETQQPTTNNNNNTTTVQTGGSYVVNTGALKVRTGPATYNPVIGGVTNGTVLNVTGAENGWYKINHNGRTGYVSADFVKFVKGGVNNVVTGGNQGTNQGTNQGTNQVQKPTAPTGGDTSSIAGFARSLNGSPYRTAGTTPAGFDCSGFIHYVLNQTGHKGARQTVAGYWSSKTKTSNPQPGDLVYFQNTYKSGPSHMGVYLGNGQFISAETDATGVRISSVSNSYWSKHLLGYTKAY from the coding sequence ATGAAAAAAGTAATCGCAGGTTTAGCAGCAGCATCTGTAGTAGGTGTAGCAGTTCCTGGAATGGATTCTGCTCATGCACAAGTTTCAAATGATGCGCTAAAAGAAATTAATGGACAAACTCAAACTCAAACTCAAACGACTGTAACTGAAACAAAAACGGTAGAAACAACTTCTGAATTAAAATACACAGTAACAGCTGATGTATTAAATGTACGTTCAGGTGCTGGTACAGGACATAACGTTATTTCTAAAGTGAAATCAGGTCAAGTACTTCAAGTAATTGGACAAGAAAACGGTTGGTTCAAAGTTAGTGTAAATGGTCAAACAGGTTATGTAAGTGGGGACTTCGTAACAACTGGTGGCAATAAAGGAACTACTACTACTGTTCAGCAAGGAACAGGTACTTACACAGTAAACGTTTCTTCATTAAACGTACGTACAGGCCCAAGTGCATCTCATACTGTTTTAGGTTCTGTAAATAAAGGAAAAACAGTTCAAGTTGTAGGTGAAGTTCAAGATTGGTTTAAAATTAACTTCAATGGTGGAACTGGATACGTAAGCAAAGACTACGTAACAAAAGGTGGTTCAGCTGTATCTAACGAAACTCAGCAACCAACTACAAACAACAACAACAATACTACTACAGTTCAAACTGGTGGATCATATGTTGTTAACACAGGTGCTTTAAAAGTACGTACAGGTCCAGCTACATATAACCCTGTAATTGGTGGGGTAACAAACGGTACAGTATTAAACGTTACTGGCGCTGAAAATGGTTGGTATAAAATTAACCATAATGGCCGCACTGGTTACGTAAGTGCAGACTTTGTTAAGTTTGTAAAAGGCGGAGTGAACAATGTAGTTACTGGTGGTAACCAAGGTACGAACCAAGGTACGAACCAAGGTACGAACCAAGTACAAAAACCAACAGCACCAACAGGTGGAGATACATCTTCAATCGCTGGATTCGCTAGATCTTTAAATGGTTCACCATACAGAACTGCTGGTACAACACCTGCTGGTTTTGACTGCAGTGGATTCATTCACTACGTATTAAATCAAACTGGTCATAAAGGCGCTCGTCAAACAGTTGCTGGATACTGGAGCTCTAAAACAAAAACTAGCAATCCACAACCAGGTGATTTAGTATACTTCCAAAATACTTATAAATCAGGTCCTTCTCACATGGGCGTTTACTTAGGTAATGGACAGTTCATCAGTGCAGAAACTGACGCAACTGGTGTACGCATTAGCTCTGTAAGCAACTCTTACTGGAGTAAGCACCTATTAGGTTACACAAAAGCATACTAA
- a CDS encoding nitroreductase family protein, whose product MAKDFYSAIEDRRSIYAISKEQVVSDERIQEVIYHAVKHTPSAFNSQSARVVVLLGEQHDKLWNVTKETLRKIVPENNFAPTEEKMNAFKSGYGTVLYFEDSKVVESLQENFALYKDNFPTWSQQSSGMLQFSIWTALEIEGFGATLQHYNPLIDEEVRKEWDVPENWKLTAQMPFGKPVVSAGDKEYQPLETRVKIYK is encoded by the coding sequence ATGGCAAAAGATTTTTACTCAGCAATTGAAGACAGAAGATCTATTTACGCGATTAGTAAAGAGCAAGTAGTTTCTGATGAAAGAATTCAAGAAGTGATTTATCATGCTGTGAAACATACACCTTCGGCTTTTAATTCTCAAAGTGCAAGAGTTGTTGTATTACTAGGTGAACAACACGACAAATTATGGAATGTTACGAAAGAAACGTTACGAAAAATTGTACCTGAAAATAATTTTGCACCTACGGAAGAGAAAATGAATGCATTTAAAAGTGGCTATGGGACAGTTTTGTATTTTGAAGATAGTAAAGTAGTAGAAAGTTTGCAAGAGAACTTTGCACTATACAAAGATAATTTTCCTACATGGTCTCAGCAATCTTCTGGAATGTTGCAATTTTCGATTTGGACAGCATTAGAGATTGAAGGTTTTGGTGCTACATTGCAGCATTATAATCCGTTGATTGATGAAGAAGTAAGGAAAGAATGGGATGTACCTGAAAACTGGAAGTTAACTGCGCAAATGCCATTTGGTAAACCGGTAGTTTCGGCAGGAGATAAAGAATATCAGCCATTAGAAACTCGTGTGAAAATTTACAAATAA
- a CDS encoding D-alanyl-D-alanine carboxypeptidase family protein — protein MKRLKWGRLTILLVVILGICWFLFQGVQKSETNVDTQPLQVAELPKTGLSEKVVPPKYIPPEIDAKAAIIIDASNGEVIYQNNENEAVAPASMSKMMTAYLVLESIHNGKVHWEDPVKISAKSAQTEGAKIPMQANDTLTVKDLYHALMIESANNSAVALAEHVAKTEKNFVQLMNEKAKQLEMSDKAKFANASGLQEPDGSETKMTAADVAKLAYHLIKDYPEILEVTHLRQSQLAFNNVNVTSTNEMLNKNNKALYIEGIDGLKTGFTDSAGYCFTGTAKQGDNRIITVVMGTKSKTKRFTETNKLMSYAFQLLN, from the coding sequence ATGAAGCGGTTAAAATGGGGAAGATTAACAATCCTATTAGTAGTAATTCTGGGTATATGTTGGTTCCTTTTCCAAGGAGTTCAAAAGAGTGAAACAAATGTAGATACTCAGCCTTTACAAGTGGCAGAGCTACCTAAAACAGGGCTATCTGAAAAAGTAGTGCCACCAAAATATATACCACCAGAAATTGATGCAAAAGCAGCTATTATTATCGATGCGAGTAATGGAGAAGTTATTTATCAAAATAATGAAAATGAAGCTGTTGCCCCTGCTAGTATGTCAAAAATGATGACAGCATATCTCGTTTTAGAGAGTATACATAATGGGAAAGTCCACTGGGAAGATCCAGTGAAAATAAGTGCAAAGTCGGCACAAACAGAGGGTGCAAAAATCCCGATGCAAGCAAATGATACATTAACTGTTAAGGACTTATATCATGCGTTAATGATTGAATCGGCTAATAATTCGGCTGTCGCTTTAGCGGAACATGTAGCTAAGACAGAAAAAAACTTTGTTCAACTTATGAATGAAAAAGCAAAGCAGTTAGAAATGTCAGATAAAGCTAAATTCGCGAATGCTTCCGGATTACAGGAGCCCGACGGAAGTGAAACGAAAATGACAGCAGCTGACGTAGCAAAATTAGCGTATCATCTTATAAAAGACTATCCAGAGATATTAGAAGTGACTCACTTACGTCAAAGTCAGTTAGCATTTAATAATGTTAATGTTACAAGCACAAATGAGATGTTAAACAAAAATAATAAAGCTTTATATATAGAAGGAATAGACGGATTAAAAACAGGATTTACAGATAGCGCAGGGTATTGTTTTACAGGTACTGCAAAACAAGGTGATAATCGCATTATTACAGTTGTTATGGGGACAAAAAGTAAAACAAAACGTTTTACAGAAACAAATAAATTAATGTCCTATGCATTTCAATTGCTTAATTAG